From Paracoccus aminovorans, one genomic window encodes:
- a CDS encoding DUF5928 domain-containing protein has product MARIAFILLCHKDPKGVIAQAKRLTASGDYVSIHFDGRANPRDFDLIRTALAGNPSVVFVRRRWKCGWGEWSLVGATLEAVRSAVEAFPQATHFYMLSGDCMPIKSAEYAHAFLDAEDCDYIESFDFFESDWIKTGFKEERLIYRHWFNERTRKWLFYTSYDLQKRFGLTRRIPADIQVMIGSQWWCLRRQTVEKVLEFCATRPDVLRFFATTWIPDETFFQTIVPHVVPRKEIRTRTLTYLVFTDYGMPVTFYNDHYDLLMGQNYLFARKISPEAIRLRERLGALWAASGVHFPISNEATGLFRFLTGQGRVGRRFGQRFWETEGSLGRANSLLLVVSKKWHVAKRLTAAIRRHSTIPAVDFLFNEQQAHLPDLGGVETTLEKRDRHRRALIRLLFEHFQSNQLVICLDPSALHLIQDLMSDKADTRLLLVDSQFDDDYLRGHIARVGLAGAQTAPEVVERLLPTVRADLEHEAERLRDMDFPGFQAIAPWRATEENAAQLARFLDVLPDTALKLAATEHLFSD; this is encoded by the coding sequence ATGGCGCGAATTGCCTTCATTCTGCTCTGCCACAAGGACCCCAAAGGGGTCATCGCGCAGGCGAAGCGGCTGACCGCCTCGGGCGATTACGTTTCGATTCATTTCGACGGCCGCGCCAACCCCAGGGACTTCGACCTGATCCGCACCGCCCTGGCCGGAAATCCTTCGGTGGTCTTCGTGCGGCGGCGCTGGAAATGCGGCTGGGGCGAGTGGTCGCTGGTCGGCGCCACGCTGGAGGCGGTGCGCTCGGCCGTCGAGGCCTTTCCGCAGGCGACGCATTTCTACATGTTGTCCGGCGATTGCATGCCGATCAAGTCCGCCGAATACGCCCATGCCTTCCTGGACGCCGAGGACTGCGACTATATCGAAAGCTTCGACTTCTTCGAATCCGACTGGATCAAGACCGGGTTCAAGGAAGAGCGGCTGATCTATCGGCACTGGTTCAACGAGCGCACGCGGAAGTGGCTGTTCTACACCAGCTACGACCTTCAGAAGCGATTCGGCCTGACGCGGCGGATTCCCGCCGACATCCAGGTCATGATCGGTTCGCAATGGTGGTGCCTGCGGCGCCAGACCGTCGAGAAGGTGCTGGAGTTCTGCGCCACCCGGCCCGACGTGCTGCGCTTTTTCGCCACCACCTGGATCCCGGACGAGACCTTCTTCCAGACCATCGTCCCCCATGTCGTGCCCCGCAAGGAGATCCGCACCCGGACGCTGACCTATCTGGTCTTCACCGACTACGGCATGCCCGTCACCTTCTATAACGATCACTACGACCTGTTGATGGGGCAGAACTACCTGTTCGCGCGCAAGATCAGCCCCGAGGCGATCCGGCTGCGCGAGCGGCTGGGCGCGCTCTGGGCCGCCTCGGGGGTGCATTTCCCGATCTCGAACGAGGCGACCGGCCTCTTCCGCTTCCTGACCGGGCAGGGCCGGGTCGGGCGCCGCTTCGGCCAGCGCTTCTGGGAGACCGAGGGCAGCCTCGGCCGGGCCAATTCGCTGCTGCTGGTGGTGTCGAAGAAATGGCATGTGGCCAAGCGGCTGACCGCCGCCATCCGCCGGCACAGCACGATTCCGGCCGTCGATTTCCTGTTCAACGAGCAGCAGGCGCATCTGCCCGACCTGGGCGGCGTCGAGACCACGCTGGAAAAGCGCGACCGCCATCGCCGCGCCCTGATCCGGCTGCTGTTCGAGCATTTCCAGTCGAACCAGCTGGTGATCTGCCTGGACCCCTCGGCGCTGCACCTGATCCAGGACCTGATGTCCGACAAGGCCGACACCCGGCTGCTGCTGGTCGATTCGCAATTCGACGACGACTATCTGCGCGGGCATATCGCCCGGGTCGGCCTGGCCGGGGCGCAGACCGCGCCCGAGGTGGTCGAGCGGCTGCTGCCCACCGTGCGCGCCGACCTGGAACACGAGGCCGAGCGGCTGCGCGACATGGACTTTCCCGGATTCCAGGCCATCGCCCCCTGGCGCGCGACCGAGGAGAATGCCGCGCAGCTGGCGCGTTTCCTTGACGTGCTGCCCGATACCGCGCTGAAACTGGCCGCGACCGAACATCTGTTCAGCGATTGA
- a CDS encoding ABC transporter ATP-binding protein: MPAPASSPNAIEISGLTKTYAAAGKAPAKQALKGLDLAIPAGSIFGLLGPNGAGKSTTINILAGLVRKTAGRVTIWGFDQDVNPRQSRAAIGVMPQELNIDPFLTPRASLEVQAGLYGVPKRQRWTDELLALVGLTDQAESYSRHLSGGMKRRLLLAKALVHRPQILVLDEPTAGVDIQLREMLWRNVRRLNDQGMTIILTTHYLQEAEEMCDRIAIIDRGELILCEETATLLGRADSKTLVVDTGEGRALPDLPEGVRAERRQDGRLALSYAPSRLPADRLIDALRAAGLPIRDVAVEAPDLEDVFVQLTSRPPSQPG; encoded by the coding sequence ATGCCAGCCCCTGCAAGCAGCCCGAACGCCATCGAAATCAGCGGCCTGACCAAGACCTATGCCGCCGCCGGCAAGGCGCCGGCGAAACAGGCGCTCAAGGGGCTGGACCTGGCGATTCCCGCCGGATCGATCTTCGGCCTGCTGGGCCCCAACGGCGCCGGCAAGTCGACCACAATCAACATCCTGGCCGGGCTGGTGCGCAAGACCGCGGGCCGGGTGACGATCTGGGGATTCGACCAGGACGTGAACCCGCGCCAGTCGCGCGCCGCCATCGGCGTCATGCCGCAGGAGTTGAACATCGACCCCTTCCTGACCCCGCGCGCCAGCCTGGAAGTGCAGGCCGGGCTCTATGGCGTGCCGAAGCGCCAGCGCTGGACCGACGAGCTGCTGGCGCTGGTCGGGCTGACCGACCAGGCGGAAAGCTATTCGCGCCACCTGTCGGGCGGCATGAAGCGGCGGCTGCTGCTGGCCAAGGCGCTGGTGCACCGGCCGCAGATCCTGGTGCTGGACGAACCGACGGCGGGCGTCGACATCCAGCTGCGCGAGATGCTGTGGCGCAACGTGCGGCGACTCAACGACCAGGGCATGACCATCATCCTGACCACGCATTACCTGCAAGAGGCCGAAGAGATGTGCGACCGCATCGCCATCATCGACCGTGGCGAGCTGATCCTGTGCGAGGAAACCGCGACCCTGCTCGGCCGGGCCGATTCCAAGACGCTGGTGGTCGATACCGGCGAGGGCCGCGCCCTGCCCGACCTGCCCGAGGGCGTGCGCGCCGAGCGGCGCCAGGACGGCCGGCTTGCGCTCAGCTATGCGCCCTCGCGCCTGCCGGCGGACCGGCTGATCGACGCCCTGCGCGCCGCCGGCCTGCCCATCCGCGACGTGGCGGTCGAGGCGCCGGACCTCGAAGACGTCTTCGTCCAGCTGACCTCGCGCCCGCCGTCTCAGCCCGGCTGA
- the hemN gene encoding oxygen-independent coproporphyrinogen III oxidase, with product MEQQSQLKRLGLFDARVPRYTSYPTAPHFTAAVAEPVFRDWVAAIPAGASISLYMHVPFCRRLCWFCACRTQGTQSDEPVRAYAEALLAELELLKAALAPGVKLSRLHWGGGTPTLMPAEMMRRVAGAVLGTFPLAEGAEFSVEIDPNEIDDARMDALAEAGLTRASIGVQDFDPEIQRIIGREQSFEVTKRAVDMIRDRGIASLNADILYGLPNQDPRRIAESVQKLLALAPDRVALYGYAHVPWMAKRQVMIPSEALPDPHGRLRLFETARQLFLTDGYDEIGIDHFARPGDGLARAQRAGLLRRNFQGYTDDRAEVLVGLGASSISRFPQGYAQNAPATGAYLGHIRQGRFSATRGHAFSAEDRWRARMIEALMCDFRISAQEFIRDHGFDAAGLARVFAPVAAHFGAMVETDAAGLRITPEGRPLTRMIARMFDGYDMAASGHSAAI from the coding sequence ATGGAACAGCAATCGCAACTTAAGCGGCTGGGACTGTTTGACGCGCGCGTGCCGCGCTATACCAGCTATCCCACCGCGCCGCATTTCACCGCCGCCGTGGCCGAGCCCGTCTTCCGGGACTGGGTCGCGGCAATCCCGGCGGGCGCCTCGATTTCCTTGTATATGCATGTGCCGTTCTGCCGCCGGCTGTGCTGGTTCTGCGCCTGCCGGACCCAGGGCACGCAGTCGGACGAACCCGTGCGCGCCTATGCCGAGGCGCTGCTGGCCGAGCTGGAGCTGCTGAAGGCGGCGCTGGCGCCCGGGGTGAAACTGTCGCGGCTGCACTGGGGCGGCGGCACGCCGACGCTGATGCCGGCCGAGATGATGCGCCGCGTCGCCGGCGCGGTGCTCGGCACCTTCCCGCTGGCCGAGGGCGCCGAATTCTCGGTCGAGATCGACCCGAACGAGATCGACGACGCCCGCATGGACGCGCTGGCCGAGGCCGGGCTGACCCGCGCCTCGATCGGGGTGCAGGACTTCGACCCCGAGATCCAGCGCATCATCGGCCGCGAACAAAGCTTCGAGGTGACCAAGCGCGCCGTGGACATGATCCGCGACCGCGGCATCGCCAGCCTGAATGCCGACATCCTTTACGGCCTGCCGAATCAGGACCCGCGCCGGATCGCGGAATCGGTGCAGAAGCTGCTGGCGCTGGCGCCGGACCGGGTGGCGCTCTACGGCTATGCGCATGTGCCCTGGATGGCCAAGCGCCAGGTGATGATCCCCTCCGAGGCGCTGCCCGACCCGCATGGCCGGCTGCGGCTGTTCGAGACCGCGCGGCAGCTGTTCCTGACCGACGGCTATGACGAGATCGGCATCGACCATTTCGCCCGCCCCGGCGACGGGCTGGCCCGCGCGCAAAGGGCCGGGCTGCTGCGGCGCAACTTCCAGGGCTATACCGACGACCGGGCCGAGGTGCTGGTGGGCCTGGGCGCCTCGTCGATCTCGCGCTTCCCGCAGGGCTACGCGCAGAACGCCCCCGCGACCGGCGCCTATCTCGGCCATATCCGCCAGGGCCGGTTCTCGGCCACGCGCGGCCATGCCTTCAGCGCCGAGGACCGCTGGCGCGCCCGCATGATCGAGGCGCTGATGTGCGACTTCCGGATCAGCGCCCAAGAATTCATCCGGGACCACGGCTTCGACGCCGCCGGCCTCGCCCGGGTCTTCGCCCCGGTGGCCGCGCATTTCGGCGCCATGGTGGAAACCGACGCCGCCGGCCTGCGCATCACCCCCGAAGGCCGGCCGCTGACGCGGATGATCGCGCGCATGTTCGACGGCTACGACATGGCCGCCTCGGGCCATTCCGCCGCGATCTGA
- the polA gene encoding DNA polymerase I, which produces MTDVFGKGHHLHLIDGSAFIFRAYHALPPLTRRSDGLPIGAVAGFCNMLWKYIQDGSGSDQPTHAAVIFDHSSKTFRNDIYPLYKANRPEPPEDLRPQFPLTREATRAFNIACIETEGYEADDIIAALSCRARDAGGRVTIISSDKDLMQLVGGGVEMLDPIKGKPIGPDEVREKFGVGPERVVDVQALAGDSIDNVPGAPGIGIKTAAQLIGEYGDLETLLARAGEIRQPKRRQVLLDHAEQIRISKRLVELDCDTPLDRTLESLSIREPEPQPLLEFLTRMEFRTLTNRVAERFGAEPPAAPVPAAAERIAAAKAELPAIDRSLYVTIRDEAVLAEWLAEIVEKGQVAIDTETTGLDEMQARLVGVSLCTGPGRAAYLPLGHVDGAADLFGSGAAVEGQLPLDRALALLKPVLEDPAVLKIGQNIKYDWKMLARHDIRMAPVEDTMLLSYALNAGTHNHGMDELAQTYLGHRCLPIKDLIGSGKAQIGFQQVAIDKAAEYAAEDAEVTWRLWHHFRPQLGQERVTTAYERLERPMVPVLADMEMAGIRIDADHLRRMSSSFAQKMAALEAEIHALAGGPFNVGSPKQLGEILFERMGLSGGKQGKTGAFSTGAEVLEDLAAEGHDLPARVLDWRALSKLKSTYTDALPLHVNAETRRVHTCYSIAGAQTGRLASTDPNLQNIPVRTEEGRRIREAFIAAEGHRLVSLDYSQIELRILAHVAAIPALKQAFRDGIDIHAMTASQMFGVPVEGMDPMIRRRAKAINFGVIYGISGFGLSRNLRIPRAEAQAFIDTYFERFPEIRAYMDRTVAEAKQNGHVRTLFGRRINTPGINLSGPSAGGARRAAINAPIQGAAADIIRRAMIRMPEAIAHLPAKMLLQVHDELVFEVEEAAVPALIEVARGVMQGAADPAVRLDVPLIVDAGQGTSWAEAH; this is translated from the coding sequence ATGACGGACGTATTCGGCAAGGGCCATCACCTGCATCTGATCGACGGCTCGGCCTTCATCTTTCGCGCTTATCACGCGCTGCCGCCGCTGACGCGGCGCTCGGACGGGTTGCCCATCGGGGCGGTCGCCGGTTTCTGCAACATGCTGTGGAAATACATCCAGGACGGCTCGGGTTCGGACCAGCCGACCCATGCGGCGGTGATCTTCGACCACAGTTCCAAGACATTCCGCAACGACATCTATCCGCTCTACAAGGCGAACCGGCCCGAGCCGCCCGAGGATCTGCGGCCGCAGTTTCCCCTGACCCGCGAGGCGACGCGGGCGTTCAACATCGCCTGCATCGAGACCGAGGGCTACGAGGCCGACGACATCATCGCGGCGCTGTCCTGCCGGGCGCGCGATGCCGGCGGGCGCGTCACCATCATCAGCAGCGACAAGGACCTGATGCAGCTGGTCGGCGGCGGCGTCGAGATGCTGGACCCGATCAAGGGCAAGCCCATCGGTCCCGACGAGGTGCGCGAGAAGTTCGGCGTCGGCCCCGAACGGGTGGTGGACGTGCAGGCCCTGGCCGGCGATTCCATCGACAACGTGCCGGGCGCCCCTGGAATCGGCATCAAGACCGCCGCGCAACTGATTGGCGAATATGGCGATCTTGAAACCCTGCTGGCGCGCGCGGGCGAGATCAGGCAGCCCAAGCGGCGCCAGGTCCTGCTGGACCATGCCGAGCAGATCCGCATCTCGAAGCGGCTGGTCGAGCTGGATTGCGACACGCCGCTGGATCGCACGCTGGAGAGCCTGTCGATCCGCGAGCCCGAGCCGCAGCCGCTGCTGGAGTTCCTGACGCGGATGGAGTTCCGCACCCTGACCAACCGCGTGGCCGAGCGTTTCGGCGCCGAGCCGCCCGCCGCGCCGGTGCCGGCGGCGGCCGAGCGGATCGCGGCCGCCAAGGCGGAATTGCCGGCCATCGACCGCAGCCTTTACGTCACCATCCGCGACGAGGCGGTGCTGGCCGAATGGCTGGCCGAGATCGTCGAGAAGGGTCAGGTCGCCATCGATACCGAGACCACAGGGCTCGACGAGATGCAGGCACGGCTGGTCGGGGTCTCGCTCTGCACCGGGCCGGGGCGGGCGGCCTATCTGCCGCTGGGCCATGTGGACGGCGCCGCGGACCTGTTCGGTTCGGGCGCCGCGGTCGAGGGACAGCTGCCGCTGGACCGGGCGCTGGCGCTGCTCAAGCCGGTGCTCGAGGATCCGGCGGTGCTGAAGATCGGCCAGAACATCAAATACGACTGGAAGATGCTGGCCCGGCACGACATCCGCATGGCGCCGGTCGAGGACACGATGCTGCTGTCCTATGCGCTGAACGCCGGCACCCACAACCACGGCATGGACGAGCTGGCGCAGACCTATCTGGGCCACCGCTGCCTGCCGATCAAGGACCTGATCGGCTCGGGCAAGGCGCAGATCGGCTTCCAGCAGGTCGCCATCGACAAGGCCGCCGAATATGCGGCCGAGGATGCCGAGGTGACCTGGCGGCTGTGGCATCACTTCCGCCCGCAGCTGGGGCAGGAACGGGTGACCACCGCCTATGAGCGGCTGGAGCGGCCGATGGTGCCGGTGCTGGCCGATATGGAGATGGCCGGCATCCGCATCGACGCCGACCACCTGCGCCGCATGTCGAGCAGCTTCGCCCAGAAGATGGCGGCGCTGGAGGCCGAAATCCACGCGCTGGCGGGTGGGCCCTTCAACGTCGGCAGCCCCAAGCAGCTGGGCGAGATCCTGTTCGAGCGCATGGGGCTGTCCGGCGGCAAGCAGGGCAAGACCGGCGCCTTTTCCACCGGGGCCGAGGTGCTGGAGGACCTGGCCGCCGAGGGCCACGACCTGCCGGCGCGGGTGCTGGACTGGCGGGCGCTCTCGAAGCTGAAATCGACCTATACCGATGCGCTGCCCCTGCATGTGAACGCCGAGACCAGGCGGGTGCACACCTGCTATTCCATCGCCGGGGCGCAGACCGGGCGGCTGGCCTCGACCGATCCGAACCTGCAGAACATTCCGGTCAGGACCGAGGAAGGGCGGCGCATCCGCGAGGCCTTCATCGCCGCCGAGGGCCATCGGCTGGTCAGCCTCGACTACAGCCAGATCGAGCTGCGGATCCTCGCCCATGTCGCGGCGATCCCGGCGCTGAAGCAGGCCTTCCGCGACGGCATCGACATCCACGCCATGACCGCGAGCCAGATGTTCGGCGTGCCGGTCGAGGGCATGGACCCGATGATCCGCCGCCGCGCCAAGGCGATCAATTTCGGGGTGATCTACGGTATCTCGGGCTTCGGCCTGTCGCGCAACCTGCGCATTCCGCGCGCCGAGGCGCAGGCCTTCATCGACACCTATTTCGAGCGCTTTCCCGAAATCCGCGCCTATATGGATCGCACCGTCGCCGAGGCGAAGCAGAACGGCCATGTGCGCACGCTGTTCGGGCGCCGTATCAATACGCCGGGGATCAACCTCAGCGGGCCCTCGGCCGGCGGCGCGCGGCGCGCGGCGATCAACGCGCCGATCCAGGGGGCGGCGGCGGACATCATCCGCCGCGCCATGATCCGCATGCCCGAGGCCATCGCGCATCTGCCGGCGAAGATGCTGCTGCAGGTGCATGACGAACTGGTCTTCGAGGTCGAGGAGGCGGCGGTCCCAGCGCTGATCGAGGTCGCGCGCGGCGTCATGCAGGGCGCGGCCGATCCCGCCGTGCGTCTGGACGTGCCGCTGATCGTCGATGCCGGGCAGGGGACCAGCTGGGCCGAGGCGCATTGA
- the plsX gene encoding phosphate acyltransferase PlsX, giving the protein MVSADPTAPPRNPHSGGVVISVDAMGGDRGPAVVVAGIAESAEKNPDIRFIVHGPGAELERLIGRRPGLAARCDIRDAANVVTMGDKPSQVLRKAEGTSMWSTLESVRQGEAMAAVSCGNTGALMAMSMIRLRKLPGVNRPAIACLWPSRNPQGFNVMLDVGADIRADAQDLLAYALMGAAYARNGLGLARPRVGLLNVGTEEHKGRPELKQAHELMPASAQAANFDYVGFVEGGDLPSDHVDVIVTDGFTGNVALKTGEGTAKLVGDFMRDAFSKSILSKFAALLAMGSLKRLQKRIDPRRVNGGVFLGLNGTVVKSHGSADATGVSAAIKLAFQLAQSGFQDRLAARLAQIHAGAETDGATPTEGAS; this is encoded by the coding sequence ATGGTCTCGGCGGATCCCACGGCCCCGCCGCGCAACCCGCACAGCGGGGGCGTGGTGATCTCGGTTGACGCGATGGGCGGCGACCGCGGCCCTGCCGTGGTGGTCGCCGGCATCGCAGAAAGCGCCGAGAAGAATCCAGACATCCGCTTCATCGTCCACGGCCCCGGCGCCGAGCTGGAGCGGCTGATCGGCCGTCGTCCCGGCCTGGCTGCGCGTTGCGACATCCGCGATGCCGCCAATGTGGTCACCATGGGCGACAAGCCCAGCCAGGTGCTGCGCAAGGCCGAAGGCACCTCGATGTGGTCCACGCTGGAATCGGTGCGCCAGGGCGAGGCCATGGCCGCCGTCTCCTGCGGCAATACCGGCGCGCTGATGGCGATGTCGATGATCCGGCTGCGCAAGCTGCCCGGGGTCAACCGGCCGGCCATCGCCTGCCTCTGGCCCTCGCGCAACCCGCAGGGCTTCAACGTCATGCTGGACGTGGGCGCCGACATCCGCGCCGATGCGCAGGACCTGCTGGCCTATGCGCTGATGGGCGCCGCCTATGCCCGCAACGGCCTGGGCCTGGCCCGGCCGCGTGTCGGGCTGCTGAACGTCGGCACCGAGGAACACAAGGGCCGCCCCGAACTGAAGCAAGCGCATGAGCTGATGCCGGCCTCGGCCCAGGCGGCGAATTTCGACTATGTCGGCTTCGTCGAGGGCGGGGACCTGCCCTCGGATCATGTGGACGTGATCGTCACCGACGGCTTCACCGGCAATGTGGCGCTGAAGACCGGCGAGGGCACGGCCAAGCTGGTCGGCGATTTCATGCGCGACGCTTTCAGCAAGTCGATCCTGTCGAAATTCGCGGCGCTGCTGGCGATGGGCTCGCTGAAGCGGCTGCAAAAGCGCATCGACCCGCGCCGCGTCAACGGCGGCGTCTTCCTGGGCCTGAACGGAACCGTGGTGAAATCGCACGGCTCGGCCGATGCGACCGGGGTGTCGGCGGCGATCAAGCTGGCCTTCCAACTGGCGCAATCCGGCTTCCAGGACCGGCTGGCGGCCCGCCTCGCCCAGATCCATGCCGGCGCCGAGACCGATGGCGCCACGCCAACCGAGGGAGCGTCCTGA
- the fnrL gene encoding transcriptional regulator FnrL has translation MPHDAALCATQQPCEICPIRYRAVCAHCEGEELDELEEMKFYRRYEAGQVVVWAGDRMDFVGSVVAGMAGLTQQLEDGRTQMVGLLLPSDFLGRPGREIAAYTVTATSDLLLCCFRRKPFEKLLGDNPRIATRLLEMTLDELDAARDWLLLLGRKSAREKIASLLVILARREAALIKRRPEGRIIVELPLTREAMSDYLGLTLETVSRQVSALKRDGVIELDGKRRVIVPSFQRLVIESGDDSDGGPLS, from the coding sequence ATGCCACATGACGCCGCCCTCTGCGCGACGCAGCAGCCCTGCGAAATCTGCCCGATCCGCTATCGAGCCGTCTGCGCGCATTGCGAAGGCGAGGAACTGGACGAGCTGGAAGAGATGAAATTCTACCGGCGCTACGAGGCCGGGCAGGTCGTCGTCTGGGCCGGCGACCGCATGGATTTCGTCGGCTCGGTGGTCGCGGGCATGGCCGGGCTGACCCAGCAGCTGGAGGACGGGCGCACGCAGATGGTGGGGCTGCTGCTGCCCAGCGATTTCCTGGGCCGGCCGGGGCGCGAGATCGCGGCCTATACCGTCACCGCCACCAGCGACCTGCTGCTGTGCTGTTTCCGCCGCAAGCCCTTCGAGAAGCTGCTGGGCGACAACCCGCGCATCGCCACCCGCCTGCTGGAGATGACGCTGGACGAGCTGGACGCCGCGCGCGACTGGCTGCTGCTGCTGGGGCGGAAATCCGCGCGCGAGAAGATCGCCTCGCTGCTGGTGATCCTGGCCCGGCGCGAGGCCGCGCTGATCAAGCGCCGGCCCGAGGGGCGGATCATCGTCGAACTGCCGCTGACGCGCGAGGCGATGTCGGATTACCTCGGGCTGACGCTGGAGACCGTCAGCCGGCAGGTAAGCGCCCTGAAGCGCGACGGGGTGATCGAACTGGACGGCAAGCGCCGGGTGATCGTGCCTTCGTTCCAGCGGCTGGTCATCGAAAGCGGCGACGATTCCGACGGCGGGCCGCTGAGCTGA
- the rpmF gene encoding 50S ribosomal protein L32, translating into MAVPQNRVTRSRRNMRRSHDALVAGNPNECTNCGELKRPHHVCPSCGHYADREVVAQANDVDLDEDAA; encoded by the coding sequence ATGGCCGTCCCTCAGAACCGAGTTACCCGGTCCCGCCGCAACATGCGCCGTTCGCATGATGCGCTCGTCGCCGGTAACCCGAACGAATGCACCAACTGCGGCGAGCTGAAGCGCCCGCACCACGTCTGCCCCTCCTGCGGCCATTACGCCGACCGCGAGGTCGTGGCGCAGGCCAATGACGTCGATCTGGACGAAGACGCGGCCTGA
- a CDS encoding sulfotransferase family protein: MGFPGTWMTESESMVYRVVPKCACSSIGQIMFYSDHGRYFDGDIHDSTGGLHKWNQEPSQPLIEENVKSHKALTFTCVRNPYARILSSFFDKIAGIQRNGKRYRGNLVPQLIQRYGVDVGSPENDFQFDQIASFRRFLLFARDTIRWRRPMEPDIHWSAMSGHISTFIVNGGRYDQIFFTEKFNEGMQKVLDAAPTPVKLDVNDVPKFNESEGHGPKRAHKVSEYFDDLSRHLVWEIYKKDFQLFKYDFHDPDNKYPRGEVDLDEVHAKLGR, from the coding sequence ATGGGTTTTCCAGGAACTTGGATGACCGAAAGCGAAAGCATGGTCTATCGCGTGGTCCCGAAATGCGCCTGCTCGTCGATCGGGCAGATCATGTTCTATTCGGACCATGGCCGCTATTTCGATGGCGACATCCATGATTCCACCGGCGGGCTGCACAAATGGAACCAGGAGCCCAGCCAGCCGCTGATCGAGGAGAACGTCAAGTCCCACAAGGCGCTGACCTTCACCTGCGTGCGCAACCCCTATGCCCGCATCCTGTCGTCCTTTTTCGACAAGATCGCCGGCATCCAGCGGAACGGCAAGCGCTATCGCGGCAATCTGGTACCGCAGTTGATCCAGCGTTACGGCGTCGACGTCGGCAGCCCGGAAAACGACTTCCAGTTCGACCAGATCGCCAGCTTCCGCCGCTTCCTGCTGTTCGCGCGCGACACCATCCGCTGGCGCCGGCCGATGGAGCCGGACATCCACTGGTCGGCGATGTCGGGCCATATCTCGACCTTCATCGTGAACGGCGGCCGCTACGACCAGATCTTCTTCACCGAGAAGTTCAACGAGGGCATGCAGAAGGTGCTGGATGCCGCGCCGACCCCGGTGAAGCTGGACGTGAACGACGTGCCGAAATTCAACGAATCGGAGGGCCACGGCCCCAAGCGCGCCCATAAGGTCAGCGAATATTTCGATGACCTGTCGCGGCACCTGGTCTGGGAAATCTACAAGAAGGACTTCCAGCTCTTCAAATACGACTTCCACGACCCCGACAACAAATACCCCCGCGGCGAGGTCGATCTCGACGAGGTCCACGCCAAGCTGGGCCGCTGA
- a CDS encoding histidine triad nucleotide-binding protein: protein MPAYDPQNIFARILRGEIPNDTVLETEHTLVFRDIRPQAPVHVLAIPKGAYVSYDDFAANASEAEIVDFHRAVARVTRDLGVALEGGDGFRAITNAGAHGVQEVPHFHMHILGGRPMGRMVQPG from the coding sequence ATGCCCGCCTATGACCCGCAGAACATCTTCGCCCGCATCCTGCGCGGCGAGATCCCGAACGACACCGTGCTGGAGACCGAGCATACGCTGGTCTTTCGCGACATCCGCCCGCAGGCGCCGGTGCATGTGCTGGCGATCCCCAAGGGCGCCTATGTCAGCTACGACGATTTCGCGGCGAATGCCTCGGAGGCCGAGATCGTGGATTTCCACCGCGCCGTCGCCCGGGTGACGCGTGACCTGGGCGTGGCGCTGGAGGGCGGGGACGGGTTCCGCGCCATCACCAATGCCGGCGCGCATGGCGTGCAGGAAGTGCCGCATTTCCACATGCACATCCTGGGCGGCCGGCCGATGGGCCGGATGGTTCAGCCGGGCTGA
- a CDS encoding zinc-finger domain-containing protein: protein MTLPAPEIQTVTRWKVACDGDEARGLGHPRVWLAIPQDTGWVECGYCDKRFVIDRAHAHDDH from the coding sequence ATGACCCTTCCGGCCCCCGAGATCCAGACCGTCACCCGCTGGAAGGTCGCCTGCGACGGCGACGAGGCGCGGGGCCTGGGCCATCCGCGCGTCTGGCTGGCGATTCCGCAGGATACCGGCTGGGTCGAATGCGGCTATTGCGACAAGCGCTTCGTCATCGACCGCGCCCACGCCCACGACGATCACTGA